One Papio anubis isolate 15944 chromosome 9, Panubis1.0, whole genome shotgun sequence genomic window carries:
- the SCARB1 gene encoding scavenger receptor class B member 1 isoform X2 has product MGGPTKARWAAAALGVAGLLCAVLGAVMIVMVPSLIKQQVLKNVRIDPSSLSFNMWKEIPIPFYLSVYFFDVMNPSEILKGEKPQVQERGPYVYREFRHKTNITFNNNDTVSFLEYRTFQFEPSKSQGSESDYIVMPNILVLGAAVMMENKPMTLKLIMTLAFTTLGERAFMNRTVGEIMWGYQDPLVNLINKYFPGMFPFKDKFGLFAELNNSDSGLFTVFTGVQNISRIHLVDKWNGLSKVDFWHSDQCNMINGTAGQMWPPFMTPESSLEFYSPEACRSMKLMYKEPGVFEGIPTYRFVAPKTLFANGSIYPPNEGFCPCLESGIQNVSTCRFSAPLFLSHPHFLNADPVLAEAVTGLHPNQEAHSLFLDIHPVTGIPMNCSVKLQLSLYMKSIAGIGQTGKIEPVVLPLLWFAESGAMEGETLHTFYTQLVLMPKVMHYAQYVLLALGCVLLLVPVICQIRSKEKCYLFWSSSKKGSKDKEAIQAYSESLMTSAPKGSVLQEAKL; this is encoded by the exons AACGTGCGCATCGACCCCAGCAGCCTGTCCTTTAACATGTGGAAGGAGATCCCAATCCCCTTCTATCTCTCCGTCTACTTCTTTGACGTCATGAACCCCAGCGAGATCCTGAAGGGCGAGAAGCCGCAGGTGCAGGAGCGCGGGCCCTACGTGTACAG GGAGTTCAGGCACAAGACCAACATCACCTTCAACAACAATGACACCGTGTCCTTCCTCGAGTACCGCACCTTCCAGTTCGAGCCCTCCAAGTCCCAAGGCTCGGAGAGTGACTACATCGTCATGCCCAACATCCTGGTCTTG GGTGCGGCGGTGATGATGGAGAATAAGCCCATGACCCTGAAGCTCATCATGACCTTGGCATTCACCACCCTCGGCGAACGTGCCTTCATGAACCGCACTGTGGGGGAGATCATGTGGGGCTACCAGGACCCCCTTGTGAACCTCATCAACAAGTACTTTCCAGGCATGTTCCCCTTCAAGGACAAGTTCGGATTATTTGCTGAG CTCAACAACTCCGACTCTGGGCTCTTCACGGTGTTCACGGGGGTCCAGAACATCAGCAGGATCCACCTCGTGGACAAGTGGAACGGGCTGAGCAAG GTTGACTTCTGGCATTCCGATCAGTGCAACATGATCAATGGAACTGCTGGGCAAATGTGGCCGCCCTTCATGACTCCTGAGTCCTCGCTGGAGTTCTACAGCCCTGAGGCCTGCCG GTCCATGAAGCTAATGTACAAGGAGCCAGGGGTGTTTGAAGGCATCCCCACCTATCGCTTCGTGGCTCCCAAAACCCTGTTTGCCAATGGGTCCATCTACCCACCCAACGAAGGCTTCTGCCCCTGCCTGGAGTCTGGAATTCAGAACGTCAGCACCTGCAGGTTCA GTGCCCCCTTGTTTCTCTCCCATCCTCACTTCCTCAACGCCGACCCGGTCCTGGCAGAAGCGGTGACTGGCCTGCACCCTAACCAGGAGGCACACTCCTTGTTCCTGGACATCCACCCG GTCACAGGAATCCCCATGAACTGCTCTGTGAAACTGCAGCTGAGCCTCTACATGAAATCTATCGCAGGCATTGG ACAAACTGGGAAGATTGAGCCGGTGGTCCTGCCGCTGCTTTGGTTTGCAGAG AGCGGGGCCATGGAGGGGGAGACGCTTCACACATTCTACACCCAGCTGGTGTTGATGCCCAAGGTGATGCACTATGCCCAGTACGTCCTCCTGGCGCTGGGCTGCGTCCTGCTGCTGGTCCCTGTCATCTGCCAAATCCGGAGCAAA gagaaatgctatttattttggAGTAGTAGTAAAAAGGGCTCAAAGGATAAGGAGGCCATTCAGGCCTATTCTGAATCCCTGATGACATCAGCTCCCAAGGGCTCTGTGCTGCAGGAAGCAAAACTGTAG
- the SCARB1 gene encoding scavenger receptor class B member 1 isoform X4: protein MDAKSRKVTCAMSHSSKWLNQDFKLGGSTPQPVLAASADCVLPVLRVSEQNVRIDPSSLSFNMWKEIPIPFYLSVYFFDVMNPSEILKGEKPQVQERGPYVYREFRHKTNITFNNNDTVSFLEYRTFQFEPSKSQGSESDYIVMPNILVLGAAVMMENKPMTLKLIMTLAFTTLGERAFMNRTVGEIMWGYQDPLVNLINKYFPGMFPFKDKFGLFAELNNSDSGLFTVFTGVQNISRIHLVDKWNGLSKVDFWHSDQCNMINGTAGQMWPPFMTPESSLEFYSPEACRSMKLMYKEPGVFEGIPTYRFVAPKTLFANGSIYPPNEGFCPCLESGIQNVSTCRFSAPLFLSHPHFLNADPVLAEAVTGLHPNQEAHSLFLDIHPVTGIPMNCSVKLQLSLYMKSIAGIGQTGKIEPVVLPLLWFAESGAMEGETLHTFYTQLVLMPKVMHYAQYVLLALGCVLLLVPVICQIRSKVGAGQSVARADSYSLACWGKGASDQTLWPTAAWSPPPAAVLLLCWSGSGHRWGLRCRLASFACRVATTLPVLEGLGPSLGGGAGGL from the exons AACGTGCGCATCGACCCCAGCAGCCTGTCCTTTAACATGTGGAAGGAGATCCCAATCCCCTTCTATCTCTCCGTCTACTTCTTTGACGTCATGAACCCCAGCGAGATCCTGAAGGGCGAGAAGCCGCAGGTGCAGGAGCGCGGGCCCTACGTGTACAG GGAGTTCAGGCACAAGACCAACATCACCTTCAACAACAATGACACCGTGTCCTTCCTCGAGTACCGCACCTTCCAGTTCGAGCCCTCCAAGTCCCAAGGCTCGGAGAGTGACTACATCGTCATGCCCAACATCCTGGTCTTG GGTGCGGCGGTGATGATGGAGAATAAGCCCATGACCCTGAAGCTCATCATGACCTTGGCATTCACCACCCTCGGCGAACGTGCCTTCATGAACCGCACTGTGGGGGAGATCATGTGGGGCTACCAGGACCCCCTTGTGAACCTCATCAACAAGTACTTTCCAGGCATGTTCCCCTTCAAGGACAAGTTCGGATTATTTGCTGAG CTCAACAACTCCGACTCTGGGCTCTTCACGGTGTTCACGGGGGTCCAGAACATCAGCAGGATCCACCTCGTGGACAAGTGGAACGGGCTGAGCAAG GTTGACTTCTGGCATTCCGATCAGTGCAACATGATCAATGGAACTGCTGGGCAAATGTGGCCGCCCTTCATGACTCCTGAGTCCTCGCTGGAGTTCTACAGCCCTGAGGCCTGCCG GTCCATGAAGCTAATGTACAAGGAGCCAGGGGTGTTTGAAGGCATCCCCACCTATCGCTTCGTGGCTCCCAAAACCCTGTTTGCCAATGGGTCCATCTACCCACCCAACGAAGGCTTCTGCCCCTGCCTGGAGTCTGGAATTCAGAACGTCAGCACCTGCAGGTTCA GTGCCCCCTTGTTTCTCTCCCATCCTCACTTCCTCAACGCCGACCCGGTCCTGGCAGAAGCGGTGACTGGCCTGCACCCTAACCAGGAGGCACACTCCTTGTTCCTGGACATCCACCCG GTCACAGGAATCCCCATGAACTGCTCTGTGAAACTGCAGCTGAGCCTCTACATGAAATCTATCGCAGGCATTGG ACAAACTGGGAAGATTGAGCCGGTGGTCCTGCCGCTGCTTTGGTTTGCAGAG AGCGGGGCCATGGAGGGGGAGACGCTTCACACATTCTACACCCAGCTGGTGTTGATGCCCAAGGTGATGCACTATGCCCAGTACGTCCTCCTGGCGCTGGGCTGCGTCCTGCTGCTGGTCCCTGTCATCTGCCAAATCCGGAGCAAAGTAGGTGCTGGCCAGAGTGTGGCCCGGGCTGACAGCTATTCGCTTGCCTGCTGGGGGAAGGGGGCCTCAGATCAGACCCTCTGGCCAACCGCAGCCTGGAGCCCACCTCCAGCAGCAGTCCTGCTTCTGTGCTGGAGTGGGAGCGGTCACCGCTGGGGGCTGCGCTGCAGGCTTGCGTCTTTTGCATGCCGCGTTGCCACTACTCTGCCTGTTCTGGAAGGCCTGGGACCCTCCCTTGGAGGGGGTGCAGGTGGGCTTTGA
- the SCARB1 gene encoding scavenger receptor class B member 1 isoform X5 encodes MEPQLKLHHAGKNVRIDPSSLSFNMWKEIPIPFYLSVYFFDVMNPSEILKGEKPQVQERGPYVYREFRHKTNITFNNNDTVSFLEYRTFQFEPSKSQGSESDYIVMPNILVLGAAVMMENKPMTLKLIMTLAFTTLGERAFMNRTVGEIMWGYQDPLVNLINKYFPGMFPFKDKFGLFAELNNSDSGLFTVFTGVQNISRIHLVDKWNGLSKVDFWHSDQCNMINGTAGQMWPPFMTPESSLEFYSPEACRSMKLMYKEPGVFEGIPTYRFVAPKTLFANGSIYPPNEGFCPCLESGIQNVSTCRFSAPLFLSHPHFLNADPVLAEAVTGLHPNQEAHSLFLDIHPVTGIPMNCSVKLQLSLYMKSIAGIGQTGKIEPVVLPLLWFAESGAMEGETLHTFYTQLVLMPKVMHYAQYVLLALGCVLLLVPVICQIRSKVGAGQSVARADSYSLACWGKGASDQTLWPTAAWSPPPAAVLLLCWSGSGHRWGLRCRLASFACRVATTLPVLEGLGPSLGGGAGGL; translated from the exons ATGGAGCCGCAACTCAAGTTGCATCATGCTGGGAAG AACGTGCGCATCGACCCCAGCAGCCTGTCCTTTAACATGTGGAAGGAGATCCCAATCCCCTTCTATCTCTCCGTCTACTTCTTTGACGTCATGAACCCCAGCGAGATCCTGAAGGGCGAGAAGCCGCAGGTGCAGGAGCGCGGGCCCTACGTGTACAG GGAGTTCAGGCACAAGACCAACATCACCTTCAACAACAATGACACCGTGTCCTTCCTCGAGTACCGCACCTTCCAGTTCGAGCCCTCCAAGTCCCAAGGCTCGGAGAGTGACTACATCGTCATGCCCAACATCCTGGTCTTG GGTGCGGCGGTGATGATGGAGAATAAGCCCATGACCCTGAAGCTCATCATGACCTTGGCATTCACCACCCTCGGCGAACGTGCCTTCATGAACCGCACTGTGGGGGAGATCATGTGGGGCTACCAGGACCCCCTTGTGAACCTCATCAACAAGTACTTTCCAGGCATGTTCCCCTTCAAGGACAAGTTCGGATTATTTGCTGAG CTCAACAACTCCGACTCTGGGCTCTTCACGGTGTTCACGGGGGTCCAGAACATCAGCAGGATCCACCTCGTGGACAAGTGGAACGGGCTGAGCAAG GTTGACTTCTGGCATTCCGATCAGTGCAACATGATCAATGGAACTGCTGGGCAAATGTGGCCGCCCTTCATGACTCCTGAGTCCTCGCTGGAGTTCTACAGCCCTGAGGCCTGCCG GTCCATGAAGCTAATGTACAAGGAGCCAGGGGTGTTTGAAGGCATCCCCACCTATCGCTTCGTGGCTCCCAAAACCCTGTTTGCCAATGGGTCCATCTACCCACCCAACGAAGGCTTCTGCCCCTGCCTGGAGTCTGGAATTCAGAACGTCAGCACCTGCAGGTTCA GTGCCCCCTTGTTTCTCTCCCATCCTCACTTCCTCAACGCCGACCCGGTCCTGGCAGAAGCGGTGACTGGCCTGCACCCTAACCAGGAGGCACACTCCTTGTTCCTGGACATCCACCCG GTCACAGGAATCCCCATGAACTGCTCTGTGAAACTGCAGCTGAGCCTCTACATGAAATCTATCGCAGGCATTGG ACAAACTGGGAAGATTGAGCCGGTGGTCCTGCCGCTGCTTTGGTTTGCAGAG AGCGGGGCCATGGAGGGGGAGACGCTTCACACATTCTACACCCAGCTGGTGTTGATGCCCAAGGTGATGCACTATGCCCAGTACGTCCTCCTGGCGCTGGGCTGCGTCCTGCTGCTGGTCCCTGTCATCTGCCAAATCCGGAGCAAAGTAGGTGCTGGCCAGAGTGTGGCCCGGGCTGACAGCTATTCGCTTGCCTGCTGGGGGAAGGGGGCCTCAGATCAGACCCTCTGGCCAACCGCAGCCTGGAGCCCACCTCCAGCAGCAGTCCTGCTTCTGTGCTGGAGTGGGAGCGGTCACCGCTGGGGGCTGCGCTGCAGGCTTGCGTCTTTTGCATGCCGCGTTGCCACTACTCTGCCTGTTCTGGAAGGCCTGGGACCCTCCCTTGGAGGGGGTGCAGGTGGGCTTTGA
- the SCARB1 gene encoding scavenger receptor class B member 1 isoform X1 — MGGPTKARWAAAALGVAGLLCAVLGAVMIVMVPSLIKQQVLKNVRIDPSSLSFNMWKEIPIPFYLSVYFFDVMNPSEILKGEKPQVQERGPYVYREFRHKTNITFNNNDTVSFLEYRTFQFEPSKSQGSESDYIVMPNILVLGAAVMMENKPMTLKLIMTLAFTTLGERAFMNRTVGEIMWGYQDPLVNLINKYFPGMFPFKDKFGLFAELNNSDSGLFTVFTGVQNISRIHLVDKWNGLSKVDFWHSDQCNMINGTAGQMWPPFMTPESSLEFYSPEACRSMKLMYKEPGVFEGIPTYRFVAPKTLFANGSIYPPNEGFCPCLESGIQNVSTCRFSAPLFLSHPHFLNADPVLAEAVTGLHPNQEAHSLFLDIHPVTGIPMNCSVKLQLSLYMKSIAGIGQTGKIEPVVLPLLWFAESGAMEGETLHTFYTQLVLMPKVMHYAQYVLLALGCVLLLVPVICQIRSKVGAGQSVARADSYSLACWGKGASDQTLWPTAAWSPPPAAVLLLCWSGSGHRWGLRCRLASFACRVATTLPVLEGLGPSLGGGAGGL; from the exons AACGTGCGCATCGACCCCAGCAGCCTGTCCTTTAACATGTGGAAGGAGATCCCAATCCCCTTCTATCTCTCCGTCTACTTCTTTGACGTCATGAACCCCAGCGAGATCCTGAAGGGCGAGAAGCCGCAGGTGCAGGAGCGCGGGCCCTACGTGTACAG GGAGTTCAGGCACAAGACCAACATCACCTTCAACAACAATGACACCGTGTCCTTCCTCGAGTACCGCACCTTCCAGTTCGAGCCCTCCAAGTCCCAAGGCTCGGAGAGTGACTACATCGTCATGCCCAACATCCTGGTCTTG GGTGCGGCGGTGATGATGGAGAATAAGCCCATGACCCTGAAGCTCATCATGACCTTGGCATTCACCACCCTCGGCGAACGTGCCTTCATGAACCGCACTGTGGGGGAGATCATGTGGGGCTACCAGGACCCCCTTGTGAACCTCATCAACAAGTACTTTCCAGGCATGTTCCCCTTCAAGGACAAGTTCGGATTATTTGCTGAG CTCAACAACTCCGACTCTGGGCTCTTCACGGTGTTCACGGGGGTCCAGAACATCAGCAGGATCCACCTCGTGGACAAGTGGAACGGGCTGAGCAAG GTTGACTTCTGGCATTCCGATCAGTGCAACATGATCAATGGAACTGCTGGGCAAATGTGGCCGCCCTTCATGACTCCTGAGTCCTCGCTGGAGTTCTACAGCCCTGAGGCCTGCCG GTCCATGAAGCTAATGTACAAGGAGCCAGGGGTGTTTGAAGGCATCCCCACCTATCGCTTCGTGGCTCCCAAAACCCTGTTTGCCAATGGGTCCATCTACCCACCCAACGAAGGCTTCTGCCCCTGCCTGGAGTCTGGAATTCAGAACGTCAGCACCTGCAGGTTCA GTGCCCCCTTGTTTCTCTCCCATCCTCACTTCCTCAACGCCGACCCGGTCCTGGCAGAAGCGGTGACTGGCCTGCACCCTAACCAGGAGGCACACTCCTTGTTCCTGGACATCCACCCG GTCACAGGAATCCCCATGAACTGCTCTGTGAAACTGCAGCTGAGCCTCTACATGAAATCTATCGCAGGCATTGG ACAAACTGGGAAGATTGAGCCGGTGGTCCTGCCGCTGCTTTGGTTTGCAGAG AGCGGGGCCATGGAGGGGGAGACGCTTCACACATTCTACACCCAGCTGGTGTTGATGCCCAAGGTGATGCACTATGCCCAGTACGTCCTCCTGGCGCTGGGCTGCGTCCTGCTGCTGGTCCCTGTCATCTGCCAAATCCGGAGCAAAGTAGGTGCTGGCCAGAGTGTGGCCCGGGCTGACAGCTATTCGCTTGCCTGCTGGGGGAAGGGGGCCTCAGATCAGACCCTCTGGCCAACCGCAGCCTGGAGCCCACCTCCAGCAGCAGTCCTGCTTCTGTGCTGGAGTGGGAGCGGTCACCGCTGGGGGCTGCGCTGCAGGCTTGCGTCTTTTGCATGCCGCGTTGCCACTACTCTGCCTGTTCTGGAAGGCCTGGGACCCTCCCTTGGAGGGGGTGCAGGTGGGCTTTGA
- the SCARB1 gene encoding scavenger receptor class B member 1 isoform X6, translated as MWKEIPIPFYLSVYFFDVMNPSEILKGEKPQVQERGPYVYREFRHKTNITFNNNDTVSFLEYRTFQFEPSKSQGSESDYIVMPNILVLGAAVMMENKPMTLKLIMTLAFTTLGERAFMNRTVGEIMWGYQDPLVNLINKYFPGMFPFKDKFGLFAELNNSDSGLFTVFTGVQNISRIHLVDKWNGLSKVDFWHSDQCNMINGTAGQMWPPFMTPESSLEFYSPEACRSMKLMYKEPGVFEGIPTYRFVAPKTLFANGSIYPPNEGFCPCLESGIQNVSTCRFSAPLFLSHPHFLNADPVLAEAVTGLHPNQEAHSLFLDIHPVTGIPMNCSVKLQLSLYMKSIAGIGQTGKIEPVVLPLLWFAESGAMEGETLHTFYTQLVLMPKVMHYAQYVLLALGCVLLLVPVICQIRSKEKCYLFWSSSKKGSKDKEAIQAYSESLMTSAPKGSVLQEAKL; from the exons ATGTGGAAGGAGATCCCAATCCCCTTCTATCTCTCCGTCTACTTCTTTGACGTCATGAACCCCAGCGAGATCCTGAAGGGCGAGAAGCCGCAGGTGCAGGAGCGCGGGCCCTACGTGTACAG GGAGTTCAGGCACAAGACCAACATCACCTTCAACAACAATGACACCGTGTCCTTCCTCGAGTACCGCACCTTCCAGTTCGAGCCCTCCAAGTCCCAAGGCTCGGAGAGTGACTACATCGTCATGCCCAACATCCTGGTCTTG GGTGCGGCGGTGATGATGGAGAATAAGCCCATGACCCTGAAGCTCATCATGACCTTGGCATTCACCACCCTCGGCGAACGTGCCTTCATGAACCGCACTGTGGGGGAGATCATGTGGGGCTACCAGGACCCCCTTGTGAACCTCATCAACAAGTACTTTCCAGGCATGTTCCCCTTCAAGGACAAGTTCGGATTATTTGCTGAG CTCAACAACTCCGACTCTGGGCTCTTCACGGTGTTCACGGGGGTCCAGAACATCAGCAGGATCCACCTCGTGGACAAGTGGAACGGGCTGAGCAAG GTTGACTTCTGGCATTCCGATCAGTGCAACATGATCAATGGAACTGCTGGGCAAATGTGGCCGCCCTTCATGACTCCTGAGTCCTCGCTGGAGTTCTACAGCCCTGAGGCCTGCCG GTCCATGAAGCTAATGTACAAGGAGCCAGGGGTGTTTGAAGGCATCCCCACCTATCGCTTCGTGGCTCCCAAAACCCTGTTTGCCAATGGGTCCATCTACCCACCCAACGAAGGCTTCTGCCCCTGCCTGGAGTCTGGAATTCAGAACGTCAGCACCTGCAGGTTCA GTGCCCCCTTGTTTCTCTCCCATCCTCACTTCCTCAACGCCGACCCGGTCCTGGCAGAAGCGGTGACTGGCCTGCACCCTAACCAGGAGGCACACTCCTTGTTCCTGGACATCCACCCG GTCACAGGAATCCCCATGAACTGCTCTGTGAAACTGCAGCTGAGCCTCTACATGAAATCTATCGCAGGCATTGG ACAAACTGGGAAGATTGAGCCGGTGGTCCTGCCGCTGCTTTGGTTTGCAGAG AGCGGGGCCATGGAGGGGGAGACGCTTCACACATTCTACACCCAGCTGGTGTTGATGCCCAAGGTGATGCACTATGCCCAGTACGTCCTCCTGGCGCTGGGCTGCGTCCTGCTGCTGGTCCCTGTCATCTGCCAAATCCGGAGCAAA gagaaatgctatttattttggAGTAGTAGTAAAAAGGGCTCAAAGGATAAGGAGGCCATTCAGGCCTATTCTGAATCCCTGATGACATCAGCTCCCAAGGGCTCTGTGCTGCAGGAAGCAAAACTGTAG